In Conger conger chromosome 5, fConCon1.1, whole genome shotgun sequence, the DNA window TCCATTTTAaatctttctttcatttccatTGATCGATATTATGCTGTTTGTCAGCCCCTGCACTACCAGACCAAGATCACCACATATACCACAGTGATCATGATAACAGTCAGCTGGAGTGTTTCTGCCTGTGTTGGGTTTGGAATGGTATTTCTGGAACTGAACATTTTGGGCATTGAAgatttttattataataatgttgCTTGTATAGGAGGCTGTATTCTATTCCAGACTCAGGCGTCAAGTTCAATGTCTTCCATCCTTTCTTTTTACATCCCTGGGTTCATTATGCTGGTCATATATCAGAAAATCTTCCATGTTGCACAGAAGCAAGCCCGTTCTATTCACAGCATTGCCTGTAACAATATACACTCTGAAAACAGCAAAATGGAGCGAAAGGCTACAAAGACCCTGGCCATTGTTATGGGGGTTTTCCTGTCATGCTGGTtacctttttttgtgtgtaacaTAATCGATCCAGTCATTAATTATTCTGTTCCACCTCTTTTatttgacacatttgtctggatTGGCTATTTCAATTCAACATTTAATCCTATTGTTTATGCTTTCTTTTACAGGTGGTTTCGGAAAGCATTCAAAATTATACTTTTTggtaaaatatttcaagccCAATCCTCAAGAATGATATTATCCACAGACTGAATCCTGATGGTTATTAATTCATCTTGagcatttatttatctattttctcTTTTGTATCACCAAGTTTAATTAGTATTCTCACATTAGTGTAAATAGACATATCATCTGTACTTACAATGTTCCtacatacactcattgagcactttattaggtatttattagacttactctttaaatgtattaagtcctctgctgtagcctatccactgataCATtatgtgttctgagatgctactattcagcggaagaatacatttaccataaaacatagctccattaaaaaataaattcatttaaagtttgtcttgtcttgtctttcttttgtgaaatttaGAAAGATAAATGGGGAAACTGTATAAAAGCATTGTGGAACTTGCGTTCTctcatggatattggcacagttAGATGCTTTGTGTCATGCCTAACCACcttgccaatatccacgatataccatgggttctcgttccataatgctaaaataatttgttaggcATCCCATTGCATGGCCAGAATTCCAAAGACATCACTACATCACCATGACCAGGGGCACCATATATACAACATATTACTGCTTGCAGTGTGTACTGAGCAATTATTTTGAAATCCTCTTTGTAAAATTCACTGCAAACAGCATTAAATGCTTGCCATGAACTGTAATGTGCTGTCTGGCTGGTTATGGTAGGTGTGATGCCATGAGTACGGCAGCATTATGTAGGCTTTGTGGTATACGTTTCATGTACACTTACTGATACTGATCTGATACTGATACTGAAATTTGCTATGTGACTATATTAGCTAATACAGTAGCCCATAAAGCCATGTCATTCCAACAGGTATACAAGTGTTTCGAAGCACTATTccagagcactgctgcccccataTTCTCTACATGCATGCATTGCTCAGCGAAGCAAGTAACAATTTTTCATTGGTCAAAGCAAAATGTATCATAAGCACAGAATGCCATTCAACCATTGGGTTTTATTGTTCTTAATGCTGGTGTATCTGTATGTTTTgcatctttattattatttcaaaaaaatccctccaaatgatTATAGTTGATAATAGAGTGCACAAACCATTCATGTAAAAGGTATTGTCTGCTATTTTAGAAGTAAAAACAGTTTGCACAGCACATTGGAACTCCCACGGTGCCCCATTAtggcaaataacacatttgttttccAACACATCTTCATATTAGAACCCAACAGGTTCAATTTGATTAGCCACCCAGGTGAGGTGTTGTTTAGTCAATCTTACATGTGCGTAAATGAAAGGATCATGGGGCCCTGCTGGTACCAGGTTAGGCTGTTAATGATGGTCTAACTCTCATAGGCATCCTGCTAATTAAAGGTGTCAGAACACACAATCAGGCTAAATGATGTAATCTCTTTCCCACCTGTATCTGTATGCCCTGATGGAGAGTGGTTATTGGAAAACCTCAGAGACCTCCCAAAAGTTAGATCCATATCAGAAGTTCAGTTTTAAATCTTTTAAGTTTGATTCATGCACTATTCGCATAATAATGACTGGTAATAATTATGAATGAGAGGAATAAATTATCaatatttctttacatttatttatattgtatattttatacatgacatttttttaaaatctaaataTGGATGCATAAATGATCATAGCTGGCTAGCAGTGGCGGCTGATGGCCATTTAACTGGGTGggacaccatacacacaccagtactcacCTCCAACCTCTATAATTACGAAGGAGAGACAAAATAATggcaatattatatataaaaaaatacattcattttaacaCAATGAACCGTACAgggttaataaaataatgaacaataagaaaatagtaaaaatgttGTCCCCCATCCCCATGCACTGTCACCCTGCACTGTTGGAGCACAGTGTACCCAGGTGCCCCAGCTGTACTAGTTGTGCTCCTGCACggctcacagtctctgcttgCTTATGACATGAGTCAAACCTATACTGCAGTATAACCCTCAAGACTGTAATTTAAATTATGTGTACTTGGAGTCTGTGGTGTTCATACATCATCAGTTCATCGAAAAACACTAtggtgaaaaaacattacttgcatggtgctaaaacacaaATGTGTTAATAACTCTTCATGAGGTTTTCAAGCCACTCACACATGAGAAGAACCAAACCCATCTCTTTTGCACAAATACAACAatgcaaaatccccatgtttcaacaGTCCCCGTGTTAGTTTGTGCCCCAGTATCCCCTAATAAATGGCACATTTTTGTTGTATTAATTATATGGGGAGGCCTACAGATCTGTGTACTTTCTGGCCAATCGTTTGCTGtttcagaaacagaaataaaaaacaagaaattaaTGGTTATTTGATATTCATTTTATAAAcagaaattgaaaaatgaaattattgcaGGGTTTTACTGTAGGGAAAAATGCAACTATGCCTTATGGGGATATTCACTCTACATTTACACTAGGCTGCTGAAGCACATTATGCTGAATCAGATTTACTTGCTTGCAGTTGCACAAATTAATAAGACATTTGAATGGTTATGTTCGTGTggggggcctgtagtgtagaggTTATGGTACATgtccgggacccgcaaggttggtggtgtgaatcccggtgtagccacaataagatccgcacagccattgggcccttgagtgtctcctgcttaatctaatcaagtgtacgtcgccctggataagagcgtctgccaaatgccattaatgtaaatgttttgtttggaaGAAGCCCCTCAGAggatgaaaaataacaaatctCCTGAATAGGACAGCATACCTAAAATGCTTTAATTAAAATTCAGGGCTGAATTGGGCCCCTACCTTCTTTATAAGCAGTAAAGCTTGGTTAATTTAATCATGACTCAAATTTTGCCTTAATATCTGTATTTCAAAATAGACAGACTATACACTATTAAGACTCCTTTCCCCAATGGAGAGCACAGGGATACCTTTGCTGACATTTTTGAGCAAAATGGCTTCCGTACATTCCAAGATTTAAAATCACAATACGACTTACCTGGTACGTAATTTTACTTTTACCTATATTTGGGTCTGGCAATTAAACCCTAGCACTTGAAACCATACGTAATTTGCACTtttctgtacgtcgctctggataagagcatctgccaaatgactataatgtaatgtaatggaaaaagcGTATGGAGTCCCCTGGGGAATTGAGCTTCCTACACATGCAATACATAGATACTGGATAAGAGAAATGTAATGAGTGGTTTAATTGCAGCCCTTTAGAGATTTGTCCTTAGAGCCTCTTACAAACCCCTTGCAATCCAATCAATTTGGGATAAAGATCTATCCACTAGTAATGATGGAATTCCTTGGGATACCATTTGGAGTAATCTATAATGTATATCTAAAAATCCTGACCAATTCCATCCAGAATTGATTTATCTCTACCTCAGAAATGTGTATGGTTGGCTGGCCTCATGCCTAGGGATGCGTACCgagagccggtattttttggtaccggttcctaattggtcggtaccagagtaccactaaagattctggacaaatGATACTGTTTTCGGTGTTTTTTAAGAGTCTACCTAACCGTCGCAtaattatgacactgccgccgtcgacaggttatgacgcagcgccccgttgttttctctagtagtcaatatgtcGGCCGTAAGTTCTAAGCGCTCCAAGCtcatcaaactcaatgaatccttggctcaatgcaatatatgcaagaaagtagttgcgtcaaagggggtaacaccagcaacatcatgaaacacttgcagaGTGTGGCGTGTTTGACTGCTTAAACAACGCGtctaaagttagcaacccgGCAGACGCTGACAacaggttttttatttatttaatctattctgagaagcatttgtcattttaagttaagcttctgttctgttgaagcattatcacattgacagtttcctttaaggctgtatggagctgcctgctcgttttttttacatacctcgcactgcacatgttgacttgctaagggcttaaaaggcaggtgctgtaagttgtttaatgatgttgctggtgttgccccccttgtggtaataaaaaatgatttaatcatttaccatcttgtaacgtctttattttatacactaaattacacacTGTGGTACCGATAAGAGTATTgataaataccggcaccgataaggagtatcggtattggtatcggtatcaataaaatcctaacgatACACATCCCTACTCATGGCTGCTAAAAAGATTATAAGGGAAGAATAAAAAAGGTAGattgttgaaataaatgtaaaaaaaattgtatttatgaTGGAATTATGGTAGTAACAGGCTACATGGAGTAAGGTTGGTTGCGTAAGTTAGCCAGTTACAAAAATATGCTTTATAAGCTAGCGATGAAGGCAGGAAAAAGTGTACTCCAGTCATTTCGGATGGCTaaacgaaataaataaatttttaaacatgaaataactAAATGGGTGCGGTAGGAGCATGGGGGACAATGGGTGTCACACTAAAGCTTTGTGGGACCATGAGCCAACTGTATAAAACAGAACCATCTCCAATGATGCTACACATTGCAACAAGACCTCTGAGTGTGAATACTGTAATTTAACTCTGAGGTGAGAGGGGGAAatataatcataaaaaatagattGCTGAGTGGAATTCAGCTATGCAGGTGAGCAACAGTGATGAATGGATATCCATAGATGTCATGTGTTtgaatgatatactgtatggtAATAGCATGAATGTGATATGAATGCTTGCCAGCTCAATCAAACATCTTTTtactttcttctttttcctcCCATAGGTCTATCTATTGTAAACCATTATAcctgaaaacataaaacaatgaatTTCAGTCAATCTCCATTGACAGACGATTCATACTTCTGTTTTGAGGCTGTGAATAAGTCTTGCCCGAAGATCATCTATCCGATGGCGATACGAGTTCTGCTGCATGTTTTCTTTACAGTCGTTATTGTTATAACTTTGTGTGGAAACCTCTTTGTCATCATTTCCATTGCTCACTTCAAACAGCTGCACACTCCAACCAACtacctcatcctctctctgGCAGTAAGTGACTTCCTTCTAGGAGGCTTCATCATGCCTCCTTACATAGTACGAATTATTGAAACATGCTGGTATTTTGGCGACGTGTTCTGTAAAATCCACATGAGTACAGATATCACGCTGTACTATGCTTCAATGCTAAACCTTTCTTTAATTTCCATTGATCGATATTATGCAGTTTGTCAGCCCCTCCACTACCGGACCAAGATCACCACTTGTGCCACAGTGATCATGATCCTGGTCAGTTGGAGTGTGTCTGCCTTTGTTGGGTTTGCTATGATATTTCTGGAGCTGAACATATTGGGCAGTGAAGatttttattatgaaaatattgcttGTGTAGGGGGCTGTTTTCCCTTTTTGGCTGAAACAGCAAGTTCAATATCTTGCATTCTCTCTTTTTATATCCCTGGGTTCATTATGTTGGTCATgtatcaaaaaatatttaatgttgcACAGAAGCAAGCCCGGTCTATTCACAGCATTGCCTGTAacaatgtgcactctgaaaacagCATACCATCAAGCAACAAGGAGCGAAAGGCTACAAAGACCCTGGCAATTGTTATGGGGGTATTCTTGTCATGCTGTACACCCATTTATATATGTGACCTCATTAATCCATACATTAATTATTCCATTCCACCTGTGTTATTTGAAACACTTTTCTGTATTACCTATTTAAATTCAACATGTAATCCTGTTATTTATGCTTTTTACTATAGTTGGTTTAGGAAAGCattcaaaatgattatttttggtAAAATTTTTGAAGCTAATTCCTCAAGAGCAAATTTGTCCACAGAGTGAATATTATATCTTAATTTCTTAGAACTATATCGTATTCAAAAGTCACTTAACCACCATAGTGGTATGGATGATCCAACCTTGTCAGGACTGTTCCCCAAACCGGCATCACTGCAGTTCGCACCACAATAGATTGAGCAATGTTGATAATGGAGTGTTATAATTTCTGATGTTTATAATGTTTtatgggaaaaatgttttacatatgctgtgtgaataaaaaaaaccaaaaaaaaaaccatttgataaaaaaaatgattagTTATGTGTCAGTGTGACCATTGATGATTTCTATACACAACCATTTGAAataggtgcagtg includes these proteins:
- the LOC133129087 gene encoding trace amine-associated receptor 1-like, which codes for MNVSQTGKTQHSHFCYVTENRSCPKLIYPEVTRITLYIFFVSIIFLTVCGNLLVIISIAHFKKLHTPTNYLILSLAVVDFLLGVVIMPPSMVRTIETCWYFGDVFCKIHSSTDVMLCTASILNLSFISIDRYYAVCQPLHYQTKITTYTTVIMITVSWSVSACVGFGMVFLELNILGIEDFYYNNVACIGGCILFQTQASSSMSSILSFYIPGFIMLVIYQKIFHVAQKQARSIHSIACNNIHSENSKMERKATKTLAIVMGVFLSCWLPFFVCNIIDPVINYSVPPLLFDTFVWIGYFNSTFNPIVYAFFYRWFRKAFKIILFGKIFQAQSSRMILSTD
- the LOC133128251 gene encoding trace amine-associated receptor 1-like — its product is MNFSQSPLTDDSYFCFEAVNKSCPKIIYPMAIRVLLHVFFTVVIVITLCGNLFVIISIAHFKQLHTPTNYLILSLAVSDFLLGGFIMPPYIVRIIETCWYFGDVFYRYYAVCQPLHYRTKITTCATVIMILVSWSVSAFVGFAMIFLELNILGSEDFYYENIACVGGCFPFLAETASSISCILSFYIPGFIMLVMYQKIFNVAQKQARSIHSIACNNVHSENSIPSSNKERKATKTLAIVMGVFLSCCTPIYICDLINPYINYSIPPVLFETLFCITYLNSTCNPVIYAFYYSWFRKAFKMIIFGKIFEANSSRANLSTE